The DNA segment GCCCGAAAGGAAAGTTTATTTCCTGTTATTACAAGGAAAATTACACCTGATAGCGTAGTTTATACGGACTGCCTGAGCAGTTACGACGTGTTGGATGTCAGCGGTTTTCACCATCACAGGATTAATCACAGCAAAAAGTTTGCCGACCGACACAACCATATCAACGGCATTGAGAATTTTTGGAATCAGGCGAAACGTGTCTTGCGCAAATACAACGGAATCGACCGAAAATCTTTTCCTCTGTTCTTGAAAGAATGTGAGTTTCGTTTTAACTTCGGGACACCAAGGCAGCAGTTAAAAACTTTGCGGCTTTGGTGTGGTGTTTAGGGCTAATCTACTTCAGCCCCTTAATTTAAGCGGATGAACTATAAAGGCCGTCTGAAAAAGCAGATTGAAATTTTGAATGACATTGTTCACAAATAAAGCGGGCATCTCTGCCCACTCTATGTCGTTACTTCTTATAGCCAATCAGCACATTTATACTACCGCGCCGCTGCGCTTTAGCTCAAAACGAACGATTGTGTAAGCCCTTAAAGGGGCAACAGAATCGGTTTCGTAGTGCTTGCACCGTTTGCGGCTTGCTGTCTCGTATCAAAAATGTGTTGATTGACTATATAGAGCCTTCTTCTCTCTTCACATATTGTTTCAACAAACCGACTTTCCTCAATCATTGCCCGCGCAAAAACAGCGCGTCCAATTCTTTCAAAGTGAGCTTCACCCAAGTGGGCCGGCCGTGGTTGCATTGGTTGCTGCGCGGGGTGTTTTCCATGTCGCGCAAGAGGGCGTTCATTTCGGGCAGGGTCAGCTGGCGGCCGGCGCGCACGGAGCCGTGGCAGGCCATGGTGGAAAGGATTTGGTTTTCACGCGCTTCGATGGTTTGGCTGCTGCCGTTTTGGGCGATTTCGCGCAGCATGTCGCGGGCAAGCGAGGCTACGTCGCTTTTGCCGAGCATGGCGGGCACGGCGCGCACGGCGATGGTGTTGCCGCCCATGTCGGATAATTCCAAACCGAATTCGCGCAAGGCTTCGGCGTGGTCGGCTAGGGCGGCAGTTTCTTCGTGGCTGGCGGCGAAGGTTACGGGAATCAGCAGGCGTTGGGTTTGCAGGCTGCCGAGGGTGTTGCGCTGGGTTTTCATTTTTTCGTAGTTGATGCGTTCGGCGGCGGCGTGCATATCGATAAGCAGCAGGCTGTCTTCGGCTTGGGCGAGGATATAAATGCCTAAAAGTTGGGCGATGGCAAACCCTAAAGGCGGCA comes from the Neisseria dumasiana genome and includes:
- a CDS encoding IS1595 family transposase; its protein translation is MKITHCKLKKSLQRKLLEYFVLEVTARSAADILGIQPNTAILFYRKIRLVISHHLALEADQVFEGAIELDESYFGGKRKGKRGRGAAGKVVVFGILKRGGKVYTVVVNNARKESLFPVITRKITPDSVVYTDCLSSYDVLDVSGFHHHRINHSKKFADRHNHINGIENFWNQAKRVLRKYNGIDRKSFPLFLKECEFRFNFGTPRQQLKTLRLWCGV